A portion of the Cellulophaga algicola DSM 14237 genome contains these proteins:
- a CDS encoding RNA polymerase sigma factor has translation MDTPEQNVCEEEVYNVLFKANSKTVFNYIYYKYGNEEKAYDVVQEAFIKLWENCAKVSAEKAKSFVYTVANNLYLNVIKAEKVRLKYAKETLDVSHETPDFILEEKEFKKKLETALSDLPENQRTTFLLNRIDGKKYKEIAEMEGVSIKAIEKRMHLALKTLREKIDGI, from the coding sequence ATGGATACACCGGAACAAAATGTTTGTGAGGAAGAAGTTTACAATGTATTATTTAAAGCCAATTCTAAAACGGTTTTTAACTATATATATTATAAATATGGAAATGAAGAGAAAGCCTATGATGTTGTACAAGAAGCTTTTATAAAACTTTGGGAGAACTGCGCTAAAGTTTCTGCAGAGAAAGCTAAATCGTTTGTATATACCGTTGCAAACAATTTGTATTTGAACGTGATTAAGGCCGAAAAAGTTCGCTTGAAATATGCAAAAGAAACGCTTGACGTATCTCACGAAACTCCAGATTTTATTCTTGAAGAAAAAGAATTTAAGAAAAAATTAGAAACTGCTTTGTCTGATTTACCCGAAAACCAGCGTACCACTTTTCTATTAAATAGAATTGACGGAAAAAAATATAAAGAGATTGCCGAAATGGAAGGAGTTAGCATTAAAGCTATTGAAAAAAGAATGCATTTAGCGTTAAAAACATTACGTGAAAAAATTGACGGCATATAA
- a CDS encoding PAS domain-containing sensor histidine kinase, whose product MPYSLETFFEVSRDLLCIAGYDGYLKKINPALIHLLEYSKEELLSRKISDFIYEEDRLRTASNRKNLKKNLPLLNFENRYISKSGNIIWLDWTAIPLPDENLIYAIAKNITYKKKLESERAVHLLALDKKNKNLKNLNFKTSHDLRSPVNNLLTLCNILDLNKITDPETLQVFNLIKNSTEGLRDSLNSYVDSLTETEELESSRELISLSAILHVVQSSISALIFDSRAKITTDFSAFDAFFFNRDFMESIYLNLITNAIKYAKPDVLPKINIASKIVAGEQILVFSDNGLGFDMKEVAGKIFNLNQRFHSTKDSKGVGLYLVHSHITEMGGKIAVTSAVNEGTTFTITFK is encoded by the coding sequence ATGCCATATAGTCTTGAAACTTTTTTTGAAGTGTCGCGTGACTTGCTTTGTATAGCGGGGTATGATGGGTATTTAAAAAAAATAAATCCGGCATTAATTCATCTTTTAGAATATTCAAAAGAAGAATTACTTTCTAGGAAAATAAGTGATTTTATTTATGAAGAAGATCGGTTAAGGACTGCTTCAAACAGAAAAAATCTAAAAAAGAATCTTCCATTACTAAATTTTGAGAACAGGTATATAAGTAAATCTGGTAACATTATTTGGTTAGACTGGACAGCAATACCTTTGCCAGATGAGAATTTGATTTATGCTATTGCAAAAAATATTACCTACAAGAAAAAATTAGAATCTGAACGGGCAGTACACTTACTCGCTCTAGATAAGAAGAATAAAAACCTTAAGAACCTTAATTTTAAGACTTCTCATGACTTAAGATCTCCTGTTAACAACTTGCTTACTTTGTGTAATATTCTGGATTTAAATAAGATTACAGATCCTGAAACATTACAGGTGTTTAACTTGATTAAGAATTCTACAGAAGGACTTAGAGATTCTTTAAATAGTTATGTAGATTCATTAACAGAAACAGAGGAGCTAGAGTCTTCTCGAGAATTAATTTCACTTTCAGCAATTTTACACGTAGTGCAGTCTTCTATTAGCGCATTGATATTTGATTCTAGGGCCAAAATAACAACTGATTTTTCAGCTTTTGATGCCTTCTTTTTTAATAGAGATTTTATGGAGAGTATCTATTTAAATTTAATTACAAATGCCATTAAATACGCAAAGCCAGATGTTTTACCTAAAATTAATATTGCATCTAAAATTGTAGCGGGAGAGCAAATACTTGTCTTTTCTGATAATGGTTTAGGCTTTGATATGAAAGAGGTAGCGGGTAAGATTTTTAATCTTAACCAAAGATTTCATTCAACAAAAGACAGTAAAGGAGTTGGGTTGTATTTGGTGCATAGTCACATCACAGAAATGGGAGGAAAAATAGCGGTTACCAGTGCTGTAAATGAGGGTACAACGTTTACAATTACTTTTAAATAA
- a CDS encoding VOC family protein, giving the protein MSTVTPFHIAIPVHNLAECRTFYRDILNCDEGRSSDHWVDFNLFGHQLVIHYKPKTVKEDLHHNPVDGHDVPVPHYGVVLPWDVFQSFSEELKTKGVQFIIEPYIRFEGLVGEQATMFFLDPAGNALEFKSFKDMDQLFAK; this is encoded by the coding sequence ATGTCAACTGTCACTCCTTTTCATATTGCAATACCGGTGCATAATTTAGCAGAATGTAGAACGTTTTATCGCGATATATTAAATTGCGACGAAGGTAGGAGTAGTGATCATTGGGTTGACTTTAATTTATTCGGACATCAATTAGTCATTCACTACAAACCAAAAACGGTAAAAGAAGACCTACACCACAACCCTGTTGATGGCCACGATGTTCCTGTACCTCATTACGGCGTAGTATTACCGTGGGATGTCTTCCAAAGCTTTTCTGAAGAATTAAAAACAAAAGGTGTTCAATTCATCATTGAACCATATATAAGATTTGAAGGTTTAGTTGGAGAACAAGCCACCATGTTTTTCTTAGACCCTGCAGGTAATGCTTTAGAGTTTAAATCTTTTAAAGACATGGATCAATTATTTGCTAAATAA
- the ffh gene encoding signal recognition particle protein: MFDNLSEKLDKALHVLKGHGQITEINVAETLKEVRRALLDADVNFKIAKEFTNTVKEKALGQDVLTALQPGQLMVKLVKDELTALMGGDVEGINLSGDPSVILMSGLQGSGKTTFSGKLASYLKTKKTKKPLLVACDVYRPAAVDQLLVVGEQIGVEVFSDRGNTDPVAISKAGIAYAKANGHNVVIIDTAGRLAVDEEMMNEIANIHKAIQPQETLFVVDAMTGQDAVNTAKAFNDILNFDGVILTKLDGDTRGGAAISIKSVVNKPIKFIGTGEKMDAIDVFYPARMAERILGMGDVVSLVERAQEQFDEEESRKIQKKIAKNQFGFDDFLSQIQQIKKMGSIKDLMGMIPGAGKALKGLDIDDDAFKHVEAIIHSMTPLERATPAKLDASRKKRIAKGSGRSIQEINQLLKQFDQMSKMMKMMQGGGGKKMMQMMGAMKGMQ; encoded by the coding sequence ATGTTTGATAATTTAAGCGAAAAGTTAGATAAAGCACTTCATGTTCTAAAAGGGCATGGTCAAATCACAGAAATTAATGTTGCAGAAACTTTAAAAGAGGTTCGACGAGCTTTACTAGATGCTGATGTCAATTTTAAAATAGCGAAAGAATTTACCAATACGGTAAAGGAAAAAGCTTTAGGTCAGGATGTGCTTACGGCATTACAACCAGGCCAGTTAATGGTTAAGTTGGTAAAGGATGAGCTTACTGCGTTAATGGGGGGTGATGTTGAAGGTATTAACTTATCTGGAGACCCTTCCGTAATCTTAATGTCTGGTTTGCAGGGTTCTGGTAAAACTACTTTTTCAGGGAAACTTGCGAGTTACCTGAAAACAAAAAAAACAAAAAAACCGCTATTAGTAGCTTGTGATGTCTACCGTCCTGCAGCAGTTGATCAATTACTGGTCGTGGGAGAACAAATAGGTGTTGAGGTATTTTCTGATCGAGGAAATACAGATCCTGTAGCAATCTCTAAAGCAGGTATTGCATATGCAAAGGCAAACGGTCATAACGTTGTGATTATAGATACCGCGGGTCGTTTAGCTGTAGATGAGGAGATGATGAATGAAATTGCTAATATTCATAAAGCAATTCAACCACAAGAAACCTTATTCGTAGTAGATGCAATGACTGGGCAAGATGCAGTAAATACAGCAAAAGCCTTCAATGATATCTTAAATTTTGACGGGGTTATCCTTACCAAATTAGATGGTGATACACGTGGTGGAGCCGCAATTTCTATTAAGTCTGTTGTAAATAAGCCAATTAAATTTATTGGTACGGGTGAGAAGATGGATGCTATTGATGTATTCTATCCGGCACGTATGGCAGAACGTATCTTGGGTATGGGTGATGTTGTATCCCTTGTAGAAAGAGCTCAAGAGCAGTTTGATGAAGAAGAGAGTCGTAAAATTCAAAAGAAGATTGCTAAAAATCAGTTTGGTTTTGATGACTTTTTAAGTCAGATTCAGCAAATTAAGAAAATGGGTAGCATCAAAGATCTTATGGGAATGATTCCTGGTGCAGGGAAAGCCTTAAAAGGTTTAGATATTGATGATGATGCTTTTAAACATGTAGAAGCTATCATTCATTCTATGACACCATTAGAAAGAGCTACGCCGGCAAAATTAGATGCTAGTAGAAAAAAACGTATCGCTAAAGGTAGTGGAAGATCTATTCAAGAAATAAACCAATTGCTAAAACAATTTGATCAGATGAGTAAGATGATGAAAATGATGCAAGGTGGTGGTGGCAAAAAGATGATGCAAATGATGGGTGCAATGAAAGGCATGCAATAA
- a CDS encoding helicase HerA-like domain-containing protein, whose amino-acid sequence MSTKDEFLSYIEEGYKTKGEFITMGSAILDGETITNAFVKIPLKTLNRHGLIAGATGTGKTKTLQVLAENLSEKGIPVMLMDLKGDLSGIAQPSPGHAKIEERHAKIGIPFKAKGFPVEILSLSEQDGVKLRATVSEFGPILLSRILDLSETQEGIVAVIFKYCDDNKLPLLDLKDFKKVLQYATDGGKEEFKENYGRISTSSTGTILRKVIELEQQGAELFFGEKSFDVNDLTRIDKNGNGYINILRLTDIQDRPKLFSTFMLSLLAEIYSTFPEQGDSDKPELVLFIDEAHLIFDEASKALINQIENIVKLIRSKGIGIYFVTQNPTDVPNDVLAQLGLKVQHALRAFTARDRKAIKLTAENYPESEYYDTKEVLTSLGIGEALISALDEKGRPTPLAATMLRAPMSRMDVLTESELSTLIKKSKLVKKYEDIIDRESAYELLNEKIEKAEAQAEIEKEKPKTTKSSFRSRTSTRQNPIIKVLTSATFIRGVLGVLKKVMR is encoded by the coding sequence ATGAGTACCAAAGACGAATTTCTCTCCTATATAGAAGAAGGCTACAAAACAAAAGGAGAATTTATAACCATGGGATCTGCTATTTTAGATGGAGAAACTATAACAAACGCTTTTGTTAAAATACCTTTGAAAACATTAAACAGACATGGTTTAATTGCGGGAGCAACAGGTACCGGAAAAACTAAAACGCTACAGGTTCTTGCCGAAAATCTTTCAGAAAAAGGGATTCCTGTGATGCTGATGGATTTAAAAGGCGATTTAAGTGGTATTGCACAACCAAGTCCTGGACATGCTAAAATTGAGGAACGCCATGCTAAAATTGGTATCCCATTTAAAGCTAAAGGTTTTCCTGTAGAAATTTTATCACTCTCGGAGCAAGATGGTGTAAAATTAAGAGCAACAGTTTCTGAGTTTGGACCTATTTTACTTTCCAGAATTTTAGATTTATCTGAAACACAAGAAGGGATTGTTGCTGTAATTTTTAAATACTGTGATGATAATAAATTACCGCTGTTAGATTTAAAAGATTTTAAAAAGGTACTACAATATGCTACTGATGGTGGCAAAGAAGAATTCAAAGAAAATTACGGCCGCATCAGCACTAGTTCTACAGGTACTATTCTTAGAAAAGTGATTGAATTAGAGCAGCAAGGTGCTGAGCTTTTCTTCGGTGAAAAATCATTTGATGTTAACGATTTAACACGTATAGATAAAAATGGAAACGGCTATATAAATATATTACGATTAACTGATATTCAAGACCGACCAAAATTATTCTCTACATTTATGCTGAGTTTATTGGCCGAAATATACAGTACGTTCCCTGAACAAGGAGATAGCGATAAACCTGAGTTAGTCTTATTTATTGATGAAGCTCATTTAATTTTTGATGAGGCATCTAAAGCACTTATCAACCAAATTGAAAATATTGTAAAACTTATCCGTTCTAAAGGAATCGGAATTTACTTTGTCACACAAAACCCAACAGATGTTCCCAATGATGTATTAGCTCAATTAGGTCTAAAAGTACAGCATGCCTTAAGAGCCTTCACAGCAAGAGATCGAAAAGCAATTAAACTTACTGCCGAAAATTATCCTGAATCTGAGTACTACGACACCAAAGAGGTATTAACTTCTTTAGGTATTGGCGAAGCATTAATTTCTGCCCTTGATGAAAAAGGAAGACCTACGCCATTAGCTGCTACTATGCTTAGAGCTCCCATGAGCAGAATGGATGTTTTAACGGAAAGCGAATTAAGCACACTGATTAAAAAATCTAAATTGGTTAAAAAATATGAAGATATTATAGACCGTGAAAGTGCCTACGAACTTCTAAATGAAAAAATAGAAAAAGCAGAAGCACAGGCTGAAATCGAAAAAGAAAAACCAAAAACCACAAAATCTTCTTTTAGAAGCAGAACGAGTACAAGACAAAACCCTATCATAAAAGTGTTAACCAGCGCTACCTTTATTCGTGGAGTTTTAGGGGTCTTGAAAAAAGTGATGCGTTAA
- a CDS encoding cupin domain-containing protein, with protein MMVKKYTIQKTPFVVPTTDGKRIEEHFGKASTNEDQVSIAHMIAPPGWSEPFQTPEFEEYTYIIKGKKQFSVDNEIIILEAGQSIKIERNTRVQYSNPFDEECEYLAVCLPAFDFTKVHRENCK; from the coding sequence ATGATGGTGAAGAAATACACGATTCAAAAAACACCCTTTGTAGTACCTACTACTGATGGTAAGCGAATAGAAGAACATTTTGGCAAGGCTAGCACTAATGAGGACCAAGTTAGTATCGCTCATATGATTGCTCCTCCAGGGTGGAGTGAACCTTTTCAAACGCCAGAGTTTGAAGAATACACCTATATTATTAAAGGGAAAAAACAATTTAGTGTAGATAACGAAATTATTATTTTAGAAGCTGGCCAATCTATAAAAATAGAAAGAAACACACGCGTACAATATTCAAACCCTTTCGATGAGGAATGTGAATATCTGGCCGTTTGCTTACCTGCTTTTGATTTTACAAAAGTTCATAGAGAAAATTGCAAATGA
- a CDS encoding alpha/beta fold hydrolase, with translation MKKALNKYIPLFYGSYFNSLALVSKEKAAQKAFELFCTPRKGCILEHQKEFLNPAKSEIISAEGVQLQTYKWQGKKETVLLLHGWESNVFRWRNLIGYLQNEDYNVIAFDAPGQGNSSGNILNVPLYTLCAEKIIATYNPKIIIGHSMGGMTVMYNEYKHPNNSIQKIVSLGSPSELSEIVTDYQNLLKFNSTVKNSLNNYFKRQFKFTIEEFSIAKFSKKITKKGLIIHDEFDKIAPYTSAEQIHRNWKNSRLIKTEGLGHSLHQEVVNEEIIAFLKSE, from the coding sequence ATGAAAAAAGCACTCAATAAATACATTCCTCTGTTTTACGGAAGCTATTTTAACTCTTTGGCTTTAGTCTCTAAAGAGAAAGCCGCACAGAAGGCGTTTGAGCTTTTTTGCACTCCTAGAAAAGGTTGTATTTTAGAACACCAAAAAGAATTTTTAAACCCTGCAAAAAGTGAAATAATTTCTGCTGAAGGAGTTCAGCTACAAACTTATAAGTGGCAGGGTAAAAAAGAAACAGTATTACTTCTTCATGGTTGGGAAAGCAATGTATTTCGTTGGAGGAATTTAATTGGCTACTTACAAAATGAAGATTACAATGTAATTGCTTTTGATGCTCCTGGCCAAGGTAATTCATCAGGAAATATTCTTAATGTACCCTTATATACGCTTTGTGCAGAAAAAATTATAGCCACTTATAATCCAAAAATTATTATTGGTCACTCCATGGGTGGGATGACAGTGATGTATAATGAATACAAGCATCCAAACAACTCTATTCAAAAAATAGTTTCTCTTGGCTCACCTTCTGAGCTTTCTGAAATTGTAACTGATTACCAAAATTTATTAAAATTCAACTCCACCGTAAAAAACAGTTTAAACAATTACTTTAAACGTCAATTCAAATTTACCATTGAGGAATTTTCTATTGCAAAATTTTCTAAAAAAATAACTAAAAAAGGATTGATCATTCATGATGAGTTCGATAAAATAGCTCCTTATACTTCCGCAGAACAAATTCACCGAAATTGGAAAAATAGTCGTTTAATAAAAACAGAAGGTTTAGGACACTCCTTGCATCAAGAAGTGGTAAATGAAGAAATTATTGCATTTTTAAAATCAGAATAA
- a CDS encoding bifunctional 5,10-methylenetetrahydrofolate dehydrogenase/5,10-methenyltetrahydrofolate cyclohydrolase: MEILDGKKVSNEIKDEIAIQVAKMREKGEKVPHLAAILVGSDGASLTYVGSKVRSCEKVGFESTLVRMPSTTSELELLNKIEELNKNEDIDGFIVQLPLPPQIDTQKVLLAVDPDKDVDGFHPMNFGKMALDMSTFIPATPFGILELLERYNVDTKGKHTVVIGRSHIVGRPMSILMGRKGWPGNSTVTLTHSHTKNITQIISQADIVISALGVPKFLKAEMIKDDAVIIDVGITRVADDSCEKGYYITGDVDFENVSKKASFITPVPGGVGPMTIAMLLKNTLLARERHRSRK, translated from the coding sequence ATGGAAATATTAGACGGGAAAAAAGTATCCAACGAAATAAAAGATGAGATTGCAATTCAGGTTGCTAAAATGCGTGAAAAAGGGGAAAAGGTACCTCATTTAGCAGCAATATTAGTGGGTAGTGATGGTGCAAGTCTAACGTATGTTGGTAGTAAAGTTAGATCTTGTGAGAAAGTTGGTTTTGAATCTACTTTGGTTAGAATGCCAAGTACAACATCAGAACTAGAGCTTTTAAATAAGATTGAAGAATTAAATAAGAATGAGGATATAGATGGGTTTATCGTACAATTGCCATTGCCTCCACAAATAGATACTCAAAAAGTTTTATTGGCTGTAGATCCAGATAAAGATGTAGATGGTTTTCATCCTATGAATTTTGGGAAAATGGCTTTAGATATGAGTACGTTTATTCCTGCAACGCCTTTCGGGATATTAGAACTTTTAGAGCGTTATAATGTAGATACTAAAGGAAAGCATACCGTAGTTATTGGTAGGAGTCATATTGTAGGGAGGCCTATGAGTATTTTAATGGGAAGAAAAGGGTGGCCAGGAAATTCTACCGTAACCTTAACACATAGTCATACGAAAAACATTACTCAAATTATTTCTCAAGCAGATATCGTGATTTCTGCATTAGGAGTTCCTAAATTCTTAAAAGCAGAAATGATTAAAGACGATGCGGTAATTATCGATGTAGGTATTACTCGTGTAGCAGATGATTCTTGTGAAAAAGGCTATTATATTACAGGCGATGTAGATTTCGAGAATGTAAGTAAAAAAGCAAGTTTTATTACTCCTGTACCAGGTGGAGTAGGTCCTATGACTATAGCAATGCTATTAAAAAATACTTTATTGGCGCGTGAACGTCATAGAAGTAGAAAATAA